The genomic window CGCCCCCATAATGAATAAAGGGTGTAGGTGTGGTATACTCTATTCTTAAAAAATATGGGATCAGGGGTGGCTTCCTTGACCAACATTTTTTGGTAAATGAACCGATACTGGACTCAATAACAGAAGCTGCAGACCTGCAAGATGATGATGTTGTGCTTGAGATAGGCGGTGGTATCGGAAATCTGACAGAGCGTCTGGTCGCCAGGGCAGGCAGGATTATTGTGATTGAAAGGGACCCCCGTCTGGTGGCAGTGCTGCAGGATCGGTTCCACGAAGTATCCAATATTGATATAATTGAAGGGGATGCAATGAAAGTTGAACTCCCTGCCTTCAATAAAGTGGTAGCAAATTTACCTTATTCGATTTCCTCTCCCATAACTTTCCGCCTTCTTAACCACGGTTTTGAAAAAGGGATTTTAATGTATCAGTACGAGTTTGCCAGAAGAATGGTGGAAGTGCCAGGCTCAAAGATTTATGGT from Methanohalophilus halophilus includes these protein-coding regions:
- the rsmA gene encoding 16S rRNA (adenine(1518)-N(6)/adenine(1519)-N(6))-dimethyltransferase RsmA, with the protein product MVYSILKKYGIRGGFLDQHFLVNEPILDSITEAADLQDDDVVLEIGGGIGNLTERLVARAGRIIVIERDPRLVAVLQDRFHEVSNIDIIEGDAMKVELPAFNKVVANLPYSISSPITFRLLNHGFEKGILMYQYEFARRMVEVPGSKIYGRLSVDTQYFADVRLLRKISPSAFTPAPKVWSAVVEVIPRPPVFEVKDEQLFFRVVEAAFGQRRKKMKNALTKCNPPLANQEDILRLIPEDFLGKRAEQLFPEDFATISNIIYEARDN